One segment of Drosophila mauritiana strain mau12 chromosome 3R, ASM438214v1, whole genome shotgun sequence DNA contains the following:
- the LOC117143746 gene encoding GPI transamidase component PIG-S isoform X2 — translation METSSSSPVKPRRKDKDEDKFRIGATLAFIVVIIGIGVPMWWRTTTVYRVNLPSTEILSLSETPIKTAVQVAIYTQDTSRGQLLIAELQSAFSDNEIWSVEFKQLSPTPKTQEAHTPAALEKLLLENHVQSVGDFMFIEWPKLQEELLLTTERSALMRSDTPSNKIAQLLHAKILQTYRINQILSTDDRMGAKSEAPQPAYDVIVSVLNPKPRLTHAKWNIAMAVKTYIEPWLAKVSGVSNYTVRSQWKYRVAIEADLKQVRDQSKLGRHYALQETALPHLLTSIAQNLSASTTDKPAINLVVYIPPCHIAPLHIYNSKDQRLTRNDVDAFISPPWGGFIIANPPEHVCLSAMSDQEAVPYHVSTTDNMQVMLDQLHKLLDISSELQMEGVKVVDIEQLEPRRWEYEAYLRRSAIRHISTASSTLQSLIKLLDQISYIVIDDEVGAAITNSYADILAAKAALLEHRLADASVLAKRAFVASERGFFDASLLAQLYFPDEQKYAIYIPLFLPIMVPVLSSFNMLRGVLQARRKEKQS, via the exons ATGGAAACATCGAGCTCCAGTCCAGTAAAGCCCAGGAGAAAAGACAAGGACGAAG ATAAGTTCCGGATTGGGGCTACACTTGCATTTATCGTGGTCATCATTGGAATTGGCGTGCCCATGTGGTGGCGCACCACCACAGTCTACAG AGTCAATTTGCCCTCGACGGAAATTTTGAGTCTGAGTGAAACTCCGATCAAAACGGCTGTGCAGGTGGCCATCTACACACAAGATACCAGTCGTGGCCAGTTGCTCATCGCCGAACTGCAGAGCGCCTTCAGCGACAATG AAATATGGTCCGTGGAATTCAAGCAGCTATCTCCGACGCCAAAGACGCAGGAAGCACACACGCCAGCTGCTCTGGAGAAGCTGTTGCTAGAGAACCATGTCCAGAGCGTTGGCGACTTCATGTTCATCGAGTGGCCCAAACTGCAGGAGGAGCTGCTACTAACCACCGAAAGATCGGCCCTGATGCGAAGTGATACAC CTTCCAACAAAATTGCCCAGCTCCTGCATGCCAAGATCCTGCAGACGTATCGCATCAATCAAATTTTAAGTACCGATGATCGGATGGGCGCCAAGTCGGAAGCTCCGCAACCAGCCTACGATGTTATCGTCTCCGTCCTGAATCCGAAACCGAGACTCACCCACGCCAAGTGGAACATAGCAATGGCTGTGAAGA CTTACATTGAGCCCTGGTTGGCTAAGGTGTCCGGTGTGTCCAATTACACGGTGCGATCGCAGTGGAAGTACCGTGTGGCCATCGAGGCTGATCTAAAGCAGGTGCGCGACCAGAGCAAATTGGGGCGACACTACGCCCTCCAGGAAACCGCTCTGCCTCATCTGCTCACATCGATTGCCCAGAATCTGAGCGCCAGCACCACCGACAAGCCGGCCATCAACCTGGTGGTGTATATTCCACCCTGCCACATCGCTCCGCTGCACATCTACAACAGCAAGGATCAGCGGCTGACGCGGAACGACGTGGATGCCTTCATTTCACCACCGTGGGGTGGCTTCATCATTGCTAATCCGCCAGAGCATGTGTGCCTGTCGGCCATGAGCGATCAAGAGGCAGTTCCCTACCATGTTAGCACCACGGACAACATGCAGGTGATGCTGGACCAGCTGCACAAGCTGCTCGACATCAGCAGTGAGCTTCAGATGGAGGGCGTTAAGGTGGTGGACATCGAGCAACTGGAGCCACGTCGCTGGGAGTATGAAGCATACCTAAGACGCAGTGCCATTCGACACATATCAACAGCAAGCAGCACGCTCCAGAGCCTCATCAAACTGTTGG ATCAAATCAGCTACATTGTGATAGACGACGAGGTGGGTGCCGCCATTACAAATTCCTATGCCGACATCTTGGCCGCCAAGGCTGCTCTTTTGGAGCACCGACTGGCGGACGCTTCGGTGCTGGCCAAGCGTGCGTTCGTGGCCTCGGAGCGGGGATTCTTTGACGCCAGCCTGCTGGCGCAGTTGTACTTCCCGGATGAGCAGAAGTACGCCATCTACATTCCACTCTTCCTGCCCATCATGGTGCCTGTACTGAGTTCCTTCAACATGCTGCGTGGTGTGCTGCAGGCCAGGCGGAAGGAGAAGCAGTCTTAA
- the LOC117143746 gene encoding prolyl 3-hydroxylase sudestada1 isoform X1 codes for METSSSSPVKPRRKDKDEDGRAEQEDSADQVDEPQKKLLRLGDILETKEVLLNEAYQQPELTKWIQTAWTEEKSQGTKEKQTGAQVFSDPFQICLLPGMLEKGQSQALVAEIIQKVQWSRKQMDLYEFYQSTDLSNMPDCRLLTNFLQVLRKQVRPWLEKVTNLKLDYVSASCSMYTCGDYLLVHDDLLKDRQVAFIYYLSPWEGAEEWTEAQGGCLEIFGSDDQCFPQFPVQRKIAPKDNQFAFFKVGSRSFHQVGEVTTFDYPRLTINGWFHGDTNEAFVADSLRAFPRLNYLQPDGLNRPPLGLFLNNVYLKGATRRSIQKRIEENSEICLYEFFKREKFELARSQLLADSDTLKWRRQGPANAHNYEVLDLTTARGTILELLQLFRSHAMFDLLRDFTDLDLAGTDAESPTCSVELQRWSHGNYTVLGDGLTSEENTLDLVYYLNAAEGAAVITYLAPDAEMPTAKAPADGRRSDYDDEEEDDSVLLTITPVDNALNIVYRCEGTTKFTKYVSRNTPLEKGPVFVISCSYKE; via the exons ATGGAAACATCGAGCTCCAGTCCAGTAAAGCCCAGGAGAAAAGACAAGGACGAAG ATGGTCGTGCAGAGCAGGAGGATTCCGCGGACCAGGTGGACGAGCCGCAGAAGAAACTCTTGCGCCTGGGCGATATCCTTGAAACGAAAGAAGTTCTCCTGAACGAGGCGTATCAGCAACCGGAACTTACCAAGTGGATCCAGACAGCCTGGACGGAGGAGAAGAGCCAAGGAACCAAGGAGAAGCAAACCGGTGCTCAGGTCTTCTCGGATCCCTTTCAAATCTGCCTTTTGCCCGGCATGCTGGAGAAGGGCCAAAGCCAGGCGCTGGTCGCCGAGATCATCCAGAAGGTGCAGTGGTCGCGCAAACAGATGGATTTGTATGAGTTCTACCAGAGCACCGACCTCTCCAACATGCCCGATTGCCGACTGTTGACCAACTTCCTGCAAGTGCTGCGCAAACAAGTGCGTCCCTGGCTGGAGAAGGTTACCAACCTCAAGCTGGACTATGTGTCTGCCTCCTGCAGCATGTACACCTGCGGCGACTATCTGCTCGTGCACGACGATCTGCTTAAGGACCGCCAAGTGGCCTTCATTTACTATCTATCGCCTTGGGAAGGAGCGGAAGAGTGGACGGAGGCGCAGGGCGGATGCCTAGAGATCTTCGGTAGCGACGACCAGTGCTTTCCACAGTTTCCAGTGCAGCGAAAGATCGCCCCCAAAGACAACCAGTTTGCCTTCTTCAAGGTGGGTTCGCGCTCCTTCCACCAAGTAGGCGAGGTTACCACATTCGACTACCCGCGTCTTACCATAAACGGATGGTTCCACGGCGATACCAATGAGGCCTTCGTGGCCGACTCCCTGCGCGCCTTTCCCCGCCTGAATTACCTGCAACCCGATGGCCTTAATAGGCCACCACTTGGCCTGTTCCTAAACAACGTGTATCTAAAGGGGGCCACTCGCCGGAGCATCCAAAAGCGGATCGAAGAAAACTCCGAGATTTGTTTATATGAGTTCTTCAAGCGAGAGAAATTCGAATTGGCTCGGTCGCAGCTGCTGGCCGATTCGGATACCCTGAAGTGGCGGAGACAGGGACCCGCAAACGCACACAACTATGAAGTGCTGGATTTGACAACAGCCAGAGGCACCATACTGGAACTACTGCAACTGTTCCGTAGCCATGCAATGTTTGATTTGCTGCGAGATTTCACCGATCTGGATTTGGCAGGCACCGATGCCGAAAGTCCAACATGCAGCGTGGAACTGCAGCGCTGGTCCCACGGCAACTACACAGTGCTGGGCGACGGTTTGACCAGCGAGGAAAACACATTGGACCTGGTTTACTACCTGAACGCGGCAGAAGGAGCAGCCGTGATCACATACCTCGCACCCGACGCCGAAATGCCAACAGCGAAAGCACCGGCGGACGGAAGGCGATCGGACTACGATGACGAGGAAGAGGACGATTCCGTTCTGCTTACTATCACGCCTGTGGACAACGCCCTGAACATAGTATACCGGTGCGAGGGCACCACCAAGTTCACCAAATACGTGTCGCGCAACACGCCCCTTGAAAAGGGAcctgtttttgttatttcgtGCAGCTACAAGGAGTAG